The Triticum aestivum cultivar Chinese Spring chromosome 3A, IWGSC CS RefSeq v2.1, whole genome shotgun sequence genome includes a region encoding these proteins:
- the LOC123061231 gene encoding uncharacterized protein isoform X3 translates to MMGTAVDLGRRQGDSRFYDAARARRGHHHGLPKSRCAAAAVTQEKAPEEPSQLPASPVGVAGNLKRFVAAVTLSVPAEYPSERGEWRGCGVDANRERPYFVLDDLWEAYKEWSAYGAGVPLVLDGCDGVVQYYVPYLSAIELYGDSSVLQSSSNPRLHMMDDSDEDFHDSSSDGSSDYEHARVKHFAQEGFSRDVGESGVTHGRLLFQYLEFDSPFCREPLTDKISSLSARFSGLRTLRSCDLSARSWMSIAWYPIYRIPTGPTLKDLDACFLTFHQLSNCPQGDNLWAPDSTPNIPLPVFGLASYKFSNSVWSSTDGDWKLASCLRQAAADWLRDSRAGHPDYQFFVSRGAYNR, encoded by the exons ATGATGGGCACTGCCGTGGACCTAGGACGGAGGCAGGGCGACAGCCGCTTCTACGACGCTGCCAGGGCTCGACGAGGGCACCATCACGGCCTTCCCAAGTCGAGGTGCGCAGCCGCCGCCGTTACCCAGGAGAAGGCGCCGGAGGAGCCCTCCCAGTTGCCAGCGTCCCCCGTAGGAGTTGCAGGCAACCTCAAGAGGTTCGTGGCAGCCGTTACGCTGTCCGTGCCGGCGGAGTACCCCTCCGAG AGAGGAGAGTGGAGGGGTTGCGGCGTGGATGCCAACCGGGAGAGGCCCTACTTCGTTCTTGACGACCTATGGGAGGCGTACAAGGAGTGGAGTGCGTATGGTGCCGGGGTGCCGCTCGTTCTTGACGGGTGCGACGGGGTCGTGCAGTACTATGTGCCTTACTTGTCCGCCATCGAGCTCTATGGAGACTCATCAGTCCTGCAGTCATCGTCCAACCCAAGGTT ACATATGATGGACGACAGTGATGAAGATTTCCATGATTCCAGCAGTGATGGTAGCAGTGATTATGAACATGCAAGGGTCAAACACTTTGCTCAGGAAGGCTTCTCAAGGGATGTTGGTGAATCTGGAGTTACTCATGGCCGCTTGCTCTTTCAGTACCTCGAGTTTGATTCTCCGTTTTGCCGTGAACCTTTGACTGATAAG ATTTCTAGCCTTTCAGCCAGATTTTCAGGATTGAGGACCCTTAGGAGTTGTGATTTATCAGCGCGTAGTTGGATGAGCATCGCTTG GTACCCAATTTATCGTATCCCTACTGGACCAACATTAAAAGATTTAGATGCCTGCTTTCTCACTTTCCATCAGCTTTCAAATTGCCCGCAAGGAG ATAATCTGTGGGCTCCTGATAGCACACCAAACATACCACTCCCAGTTTTTGGTTTGGCTTCCTACAAGTTTAGCAACTCAGTCTGGTCCTCAACTGATGGTGATTGGAAACTGGCTAGCTGCTTAAGGCAAGCTGCTGCCGATTGGCTGAGAGACAGCCGTGCTGGCCATCCAGATTATCAGTTCTTCGTCTCCCGTGGTGCATACAACAGGTAG
- the LOC123061231 gene encoding uncharacterized protein isoform X1, with protein MMGTAVDLGRRQGDSRFYDAARARRGHHHGLPKSRCAAAAVTQEKAPEEPSQLPASPVGVAGNLKRFVAAVTLSVPAEYPSERGEWRGCGVDANRERPYFVLDDLWEAYKEWSAYGAGVPLVLDGCDGVVQYYVPYLSAIELYGDSSVLQSSSNPRLHMMDDSDEDFHDSSSDGSSDYEHARVKHFAQEGFSRDVGESGVTHGRLLFQYLEFDSPFCREPLTDKISSLSARFSGLRTLRSCDLSARSWMSIAWYPIYRIPTGPTLKDLDACFLTFHQLSNCPQGDNLWAPDNLWAPDSTPNIPLPVFGLASYKFSNSVWSSTDGDWKLASCLRQAAADWLRDSRAGHPDYQFFVSRGAYNR; from the exons ATGATGGGCACTGCCGTGGACCTAGGACGGAGGCAGGGCGACAGCCGCTTCTACGACGCTGCCAGGGCTCGACGAGGGCACCATCACGGCCTTCCCAAGTCGAGGTGCGCAGCCGCCGCCGTTACCCAGGAGAAGGCGCCGGAGGAGCCCTCCCAGTTGCCAGCGTCCCCCGTAGGAGTTGCAGGCAACCTCAAGAGGTTCGTGGCAGCCGTTACGCTGTCCGTGCCGGCGGAGTACCCCTCCGAG AGAGGAGAGTGGAGGGGTTGCGGCGTGGATGCCAACCGGGAGAGGCCCTACTTCGTTCTTGACGACCTATGGGAGGCGTACAAGGAGTGGAGTGCGTATGGTGCCGGGGTGCCGCTCGTTCTTGACGGGTGCGACGGGGTCGTGCAGTACTATGTGCCTTACTTGTCCGCCATCGAGCTCTATGGAGACTCATCAGTCCTGCAGTCATCGTCCAACCCAAGGTT ACATATGATGGACGACAGTGATGAAGATTTCCATGATTCCAGCAGTGATGGTAGCAGTGATTATGAACATGCAAGGGTCAAACACTTTGCTCAGGAAGGCTTCTCAAGGGATGTTGGTGAATCTGGAGTTACTCATGGCCGCTTGCTCTTTCAGTACCTCGAGTTTGATTCTCCGTTTTGCCGTGAACCTTTGACTGATAAG ATTTCTAGCCTTTCAGCCAGATTTTCAGGATTGAGGACCCTTAGGAGTTGTGATTTATCAGCGCGTAGTTGGATGAGCATCGCTTG GTACCCAATTTATCGTATCCCTACTGGACCAACATTAAAAGATTTAGATGCCTGCTTTCTCACTTTCCATCAGCTTTCAAATTGCCCGCAAGGAG ATAATCTGTGGGCTCCTGATAATCTGTGGGCTCCTGATAGCACACCAAACATACCACTCCCAGTTTTTGGTTTGGCTTCCTACAAGTTTAGCAACTCAGTCTGGTCCTCAACTGATGGTGATTGGAAACTGGCTAGCTGCTTAAGGCAAGCTGCTGCCGATTGGCTGAGAGACAGCCGTGCTGGCCATCCAGATTATCAGTTCTTCGTCTCCCGTGGTGCATACAACAGGTAG
- the LOC123061231 gene encoding uncharacterized protein isoform X2 produces the protein MMGTAVDLGRRQGDSRFYDAARARRGHHHGLPKSRCAAAAVTQEKAPEEPSQLPASPVGVAGNLKRFVAAVTLSVPAEYPSERGEWRGCGVDANRERPYFVLDDLWEAYKEWSAYGAGVPLVLDGCDGVVQYYVPYLSAIELYGDSSVLQSSSNPRHMMDDSDEDFHDSSSDGSSDYEHARVKHFAQEGFSRDVGESGVTHGRLLFQYLEFDSPFCREPLTDKISSLSARFSGLRTLRSCDLSARSWMSIAWYPIYRIPTGPTLKDLDACFLTFHQLSNCPQGDNLWAPDNLWAPDSTPNIPLPVFGLASYKFSNSVWSSTDGDWKLASCLRQAAADWLRDSRAGHPDYQFFVSRGAYNR, from the exons ATGATGGGCACTGCCGTGGACCTAGGACGGAGGCAGGGCGACAGCCGCTTCTACGACGCTGCCAGGGCTCGACGAGGGCACCATCACGGCCTTCCCAAGTCGAGGTGCGCAGCCGCCGCCGTTACCCAGGAGAAGGCGCCGGAGGAGCCCTCCCAGTTGCCAGCGTCCCCCGTAGGAGTTGCAGGCAACCTCAAGAGGTTCGTGGCAGCCGTTACGCTGTCCGTGCCGGCGGAGTACCCCTCCGAG AGAGGAGAGTGGAGGGGTTGCGGCGTGGATGCCAACCGGGAGAGGCCCTACTTCGTTCTTGACGACCTATGGGAGGCGTACAAGGAGTGGAGTGCGTATGGTGCCGGGGTGCCGCTCGTTCTTGACGGGTGCGACGGGGTCGTGCAGTACTATGTGCCTTACTTGTCCGCCATCGAGCTCTATGGAGACTCATCAGTCCTGCAGTCATCGTCCAACCCAAG ACATATGATGGACGACAGTGATGAAGATTTCCATGATTCCAGCAGTGATGGTAGCAGTGATTATGAACATGCAAGGGTCAAACACTTTGCTCAGGAAGGCTTCTCAAGGGATGTTGGTGAATCTGGAGTTACTCATGGCCGCTTGCTCTTTCAGTACCTCGAGTTTGATTCTCCGTTTTGCCGTGAACCTTTGACTGATAAG ATTTCTAGCCTTTCAGCCAGATTTTCAGGATTGAGGACCCTTAGGAGTTGTGATTTATCAGCGCGTAGTTGGATGAGCATCGCTTG GTACCCAATTTATCGTATCCCTACTGGACCAACATTAAAAGATTTAGATGCCTGCTTTCTCACTTTCCATCAGCTTTCAAATTGCCCGCAAGGAG ATAATCTGTGGGCTCCTGATAATCTGTGGGCTCCTGATAGCACACCAAACATACCACTCCCAGTTTTTGGTTTGGCTTCCTACAAGTTTAGCAACTCAGTCTGGTCCTCAACTGATGGTGATTGGAAACTGGCTAGCTGCTTAAGGCAAGCTGCTGCCGATTGGCTGAGAGACAGCCGTGCTGGCCATCCAGATTATCAGTTCTTCGTCTCCCGTGGTGCATACAACAGGTAG